One Candidatus Alcyoniella australis genomic window, CCCACGTCGGACCGGACCCGGACAATCCGCTGTACCTGGCCCAGGCCGCCCTGGCAATGGAGGCGCTGGTGCTGCAGGCCACAGAGCTGGGTCTGGCCACCTGCTGGCTCGGCGGATTCGGCGAGCGCGGACTCTCGCGCCTGCTCGATCTGCCCGAAAGCAAACGGCTGGTGGCGGTCACCCCCATCGGCTATCCGCCGCCGCGCGGTCCCTCGCTGACCTGGGACTACTTGGCGCACAGCGTCGTTTCCAAACGTCGCCTGGCGCTGGAAAAGATCCTGCACCTGAGCGATCGGGGTTGAACATGGAAACGGTGATCCTCGACCTGCTGCGCGATTGCCGCCCGGCGAGCGAGCTGGGACGGATCGAGCTGGGCGATAGCGAACTGCGGCAGATCGTCGAGAGCGCGCGACTGGCCCCCTCGGCCAACAACGTGCAGCCCTGGCGCTTTAACGCGTTTCGCGATCCATTGCTCATCGCCGAAGCGGCGCGGGCCGTGGGCCTCGAAGGGCTGGCCGACGCCGGCGCGCTGATCGCGACACAGGCACGCGAGGGCCTGATCCGCAACCGCTGGAAGCAGCAGCCGTTCGCCATGATCGACGTACCGATCGCCTGCCTACATATTTTGCTGGCTGCGACCCAGCGCAACCTGGGCACGCGTTTGGTGTTGGATTTTGATAAGCCGCAGGTAAAAAAATTGCTGAGCCTGGATAAACAGCCGCTGCTGGCGCTGATCTTCATCGGCCGCCCCCTGGCGCTGCTCGATGAGGCGCAGGTCGATTGCGACCGCGTACTGCACGTGGAGAGCTTCTGAGCATGCGCCGGATTCTCGGTGGGTTCGCGATCACCCGGCTCTACCTGCTGCTGGTGCTGATCATCGCCGCGGCCTACGTACCGTTCCACCGCGCCAACTACGACGCCAATTTCCGCGTGCGCGCGGACTCCGCGCCGATCCTTGACTCCTGGGCGCGTTGGGACGGCCAGTGGTACCAGTACATCTCGGTCAACGGCTACGACACATCGCAGCTCGGGCCGTTTCAGCAGACGGCCACGGCCTGCTTCTTTCCGCTTTATCCGCTGCTGATGCGCGGGGTGAACCTGGTAATTTCCGAGCCGATCATCAGCGGGATGCTCGTCTCCAACCTATGCCTGCTGTTGTTCCTGATGGTGCTGATGCGCCTGGAACAGCGCACGACCGCGGAGGACCGCGAGCGCGCGGTCTGGTACTACCTGATCTTTCCCACCAGCTTTTTTCTCAGCGCGGTCTACAGCGAGTCGCTGTTTCTGCTGCTCAGCGCGGGCGCGTTTTTAGCGGCGCAACGCGGACGCTGGTGGCTCGCCTGCCTGCTGGCCGGGATATCCACGGCCTGCCGTCCGGTGGGCGTGCTGCTCGGGCCGCCGCTGCTGCTGCTCTATCTGCAACAGATCGAGTTCAGCCCGCGCCGTCTGCGGCTGGATTTGCTGGCCTTCATTTTGGTGCCGCTGGGCGTGGCGCTCTACGCCCTGCACTGCAAGCAGATGTTCGGCGACCCGCTGGCCTTTGTGCAGTGCCAGGACATCGTGCGCTATTCCGGCGGCGAACCGTGGACCGCTTTCGTGCGCTTCTTTGAGCAGGCCCCGGCCTGGCGCGGATTTCACAATGCCTGGCCCGACTTCTTTTGCGCCGTGCTGGCGCTGCTCGCCCTGCCCTTTATCTTCCTGCGCCTGGGCGCGGCCCAGGGGATCTACGCCAGCCTGCTGGTGCTGATACCGCTGTGCTCGAGCCTGATCAGCTTTCAGCGGATGATCCTGGTCAGCTTTCCGCACCTGCTGCTGCTCGGGCAACTGGGCGGCAACCGCTGGGTCGACCGCATTGCCGTGTTGCTTGGCGCGGGCATGCTGGCGTTTAACTTCGCCGCCTTCAGCCACTGGTTCTGGGTCGCCTAACCCGGATTATTCATGAGGGTTCGTCATCGAGGCACGCAAGATGCCGCAAGAACTAGAAAGCCGAGTCGATACTCCGTAGGCGTACCCGCTGTGGTACGTCGAGGACGGATCGGCGAGGATGACGAAGTTATTGCGAGCAGATTGTGCGCCGCAGTAGGAGCCTCATGAATAATCCGGGTTGATGCACCTTTGAGCCGGACGTGGCGAGATCATATTCGAGTGACTCAGGCCGGATTGTCGCCCGTGCGTCCCTCGCGTTTGTTGATCTCGCGGCGATAGGTGTCCATCATTTTAGGCAGGTCGCGTCCGGTGAGCGCGTTGAAGATCGGCGTGAGCAGCGCCTTGAACACCGCGTTGATGTCCAGCTCGACCTCGGCCAGATACTCGGCCAAATAGCAATCCTCGCCCAGCGGCTCGAGCTGCCAATAGCCGTCGATTGCAGCGATGTGCTTGTGCGGGTACTCCTTGTCCATCACGAAATCCAGGCGCATGTCGTCGGGCGTAGCGTCGTTGTAGTTGGTGTAAATCACGTTGGTGATCGGGAAGTGCA contains:
- a CDS encoding nitroreductase family protein is translated as MSDKQTTPAFEHIVEVRRSFRKYSKQPIDPQHWELLEQVVCQACRSLHLNSVSFVFARDPQKLGSFRRAAFSGLMGKVNPWLLTCAAPGYVVVAGDATHVGPDPDNPLYLAQAALAMEALVLQATELGLATCWLGGFGERGLSRLLDLPESKRLVAVTPIGYPPPRGPSLTWDYLAHSVVSKRRLALEKILHLSDRG
- a CDS encoding nitroreductase family protein translates to METVILDLLRDCRPASELGRIELGDSELRQIVESARLAPSANNVQPWRFNAFRDPLLIAEAARAVGLEGLADAGALIATQAREGLIRNRWKQQPFAMIDVPIACLHILLAATQRNLGTRLVLDFDKPQVKKLLSLDKQPLLALIFIGRPLALLDEAQVDCDRVLHVESF
- a CDS encoding mannosyltransferase family protein; its protein translation is MRRILGGFAITRLYLLLVLIIAAAYVPFHRANYDANFRVRADSAPILDSWARWDGQWYQYISVNGYDTSQLGPFQQTATACFFPLYPLLMRGVNLVISEPIISGMLVSNLCLLLFLMVLMRLEQRTTAEDRERAVWYYLIFPTSFFLSAVYSESLFLLLSAGAFLAAQRGRWWLACLLAGISTACRPVGVLLGPPLLLLYLQQIEFSPRRLRLDLLAFILVPLGVALYALHCKQMFGDPLAFVQCQDIVRYSGGEPWTAFVRFFEQAPAWRGFHNAWPDFFCAVLALLALPFIFLRLGAAQGIYASLLVLIPLCSSLISFQRMILVSFPHLLLLGQLGGNRWVDRIAVLLGAGMLAFNFAAFSHWFWVA